A DNA window from Polyodon spathula isolate WHYD16114869_AA chromosome 34, ASM1765450v1, whole genome shotgun sequence contains the following coding sequences:
- the LOC121303642 gene encoding 60S ribosomal protein L35-like → MAKIKARDLRGKKKEELLKQLDDLKVELSQLRVAKVTGGAASKLSKICVVRKSIARVLTVINQTQKENLRKFYKGKKYKPLDLRPKKTRAMRRRLTKHEESLKTKKQQRKERLYPIRKYAVKA, encoded by the exons ATG GCGAAGATCAAGGCCCGAGACCTGCGCGGTAAGAAGAAGGAGGAGCTGCTGAAGCAGCTGGATGACCTCAAGGTGGAGCTGTCCCAGTTGCGTGTCGCCAAGGTGACTGGCGGAGCTGCATCCAAACTCTCCAAGAT CTGTGTTGTGCGCAAGTCCATTGCCAGAGTTCTGACTGTAATTAACCAGACGCAGAAGGAGAATCTGAGGAAATTCTACAAA ggcaagAAGTACAAGCCTTTGGATTTGAGGCCCAAGAAGACTCGTGCCATGCGTCGCAGGCTGACCAAACACGAAGAGAGCTTGAAGACCAAGAAGCAGCAGAGAAAGGAACGCCTCTACCCCATCCGCAAATACGCTGTCAAGGCATAA